A section of the Mesorhizobium loti genome encodes:
- a CDS encoding benzoate/H(+) symporter BenE family transporter: MRLSIPISAFVAAIVGFGGTLAIVIAAAHAVGATQIQTASWVTTICLAMAVESLWLSWRTKMPVITAWSTPGLALMAASTGFSIGEAVAAFVVTAILLIATGLFRPLTQLISRIPPSVASGMLAGIVVTFAINAVKTVPVDPWLILPLIAAFFIIRLFNPALSVLAVLIGGGLAAFLSGRVGGLPTPELSTLALIAPDFTAKAMIGLALPLYLVTMASQNLSGLAVLRAAGYHPEPGPLIGVTGLFSLLSAPFGGSTTNLAAISAAICTGPDVHPDPAERWKTGPFYALAYLVFAIFGASLVAIFAVLPQSLIVLVAGLALMASLANALAIALKDEAHRMAATVTFVVTASGLTLFGVGAAFWGLIAGLGVLFLDMLKKR; this comes from the coding sequence ATGCGCCTTTCCATCCCGATCTCGGCCTTTGTCGCGGCCATCGTCGGCTTCGGCGGCACGCTGGCCATCGTCATTGCCGCCGCCCACGCGGTCGGTGCGACGCAAATCCAGACGGCGAGTTGGGTGACGACGATTTGCCTGGCCATGGCGGTCGAAAGCCTGTGGCTGTCCTGGCGCACGAAGATGCCTGTCATCACCGCCTGGTCGACGCCGGGCCTGGCGCTGATGGCTGCCTCGACCGGCTTTTCGATCGGCGAGGCCGTCGCCGCCTTCGTCGTCACCGCCATCCTGTTGATCGCCACTGGCCTGTTTCGGCCGTTGACGCAATTGATCTCCAGGATACCGCCCTCGGTCGCCTCAGGCATGCTGGCGGGCATCGTCGTCACCTTCGCCATCAATGCGGTCAAGACCGTTCCCGTCGACCCCTGGCTGATCCTGCCCCTGATCGCGGCGTTCTTCATCATCCGGCTGTTCAATCCGGCGCTGTCGGTACTGGCGGTGCTGATCGGCGGCGGTCTCGCCGCGTTTCTCTCCGGCCGTGTCGGCGGCCTGCCGACACCCGAGCTGTCGACACTGGCGCTGATTGCACCTGACTTCACCGCCAAGGCGATGATTGGCCTGGCGCTACCGCTCTATCTCGTCACCATGGCGTCGCAGAACCTGTCTGGCCTCGCCGTGTTGCGCGCCGCCGGCTACCACCCGGAGCCCGGCCCGCTGATCGGCGTCACCGGCCTGTTTTCTCTGCTGTCGGCGCCGTTCGGCGGCTCGACCACCAATCTGGCGGCAATCTCGGCGGCAATCTGCACCGGGCCGGACGTTCATCCCGACCCCGCCGAGCGCTGGAAGACCGGGCCGTTCTATGCGCTCGCCTATCTCGTCTTCGCGATCTTCGGTGCCTCGCTGGTGGCGATCTTCGCCGTCCTGCCGCAGAGCCTGATCGTGCTGGTGGCCGGGCTTGCGTTGATGGCCTCGCTCGCCAACGCGCTGGCGATCGCGCTCAAGGACGAGGCCCACCGGATGGCCGCCACCGTCACGTTTGTCGTCACCGCCTCGGGGCTGACACTGTTCGGCGTCGGCGCCGCGTTCTGGGGGCTGATTGCCGGCTTGGGCGTGCTTTTCCTCGACATGCTCAAAAAGCGATAA